From the genome of Mycetocola spongiae, one region includes:
- a CDS encoding VOC family protein, whose product MTTYFDAFDIGPVPAPGPGAVAPEPFRGIYGMPAFMTLPTANLAESVDFWERGLGFINLFTIPDRLTHLRRWAFQDALLIPGEIPARPPAISLSFACMRDQSEQIARNCERVRPGSVSGPRHTPWNSVELEIITPENARIIMTAAKELDPAGPEARSLGEMGIAVPGA is encoded by the coding sequence ATGACCACCTATTTTGATGCCTTTGATATCGGACCCGTGCCCGCCCCCGGACCCGGGGCCGTAGCCCCCGAGCCCTTCCGCGGGATCTACGGAATGCCCGCCTTTATGACCCTCCCCACCGCCAATCTCGCCGAGTCCGTGGACTTCTGGGAGCGGGGCCTGGGGTTTATTAACCTCTTTACGATCCCCGATCGCCTGACCCATCTGCGGCGCTGGGCGTTTCAGGACGCGCTGCTGATTCCGGGGGAGATCCCCGCGCGGCCGCCCGCGATCAGCCTGAGCTTCGCGTGTATGCGGGATCAGAGTGAACAGATTGCGCGCAACTGCGAGCGGGTGCGCCCGGGCAGCGTGAGCGGCCCGCGGCATACCCCGTGGAATAGCGTGGAGCTGGAGATCATCACGCCGGAAAACGCCCGTATCATCATGACCGCCGCGAAGGAGCTGGACCCGGCCGGGCCCGAGGCCCGCTCGCTCGGGGAGATGGGCATCGCCGTGCCCGGGGCCTAA
- a CDS encoding MFS transporter: MTSSARIPRPWLMLAVGVFAQASATVVVTAPAFFIPFLHTRRGFSLIEAGTLAAAPNLGLVLTLVLWGWIVDRRGERWVLTLGMAATALITGAAVLVAGTPTPSFAALFLLFLLAGAATASANSASGRVVVGWFPRERRGLAMGIRQTCQPLGVAAAALAVPALIAGGSLAPALVLCAALVALSALLCWAVIVDPPRPPRPAPQGAPAANPYRSSGVLWRIHAASALLVVPQFTLTTFGLVWLMADQGWGALAAGVLVAVAQFLGALGRIGVGVLSDRVGSRLRPLRWVAVAGILALIVMAAAGAAHWPWAVALSYVLASCIAVADNGLAFTSVAELAGPHWSGRALGAQNTGQFLAAAFVGPVIGALIAAVGYQWAFFLIALAPAAALPVVPRPAVEREPADSPA; encoded by the coding sequence ATGACTTCCAGCGCCCGCATCCCCCGGCCGTGGCTCATGCTTGCCGTGGGGGTCTTCGCCCAGGCCTCGGCCACCGTGGTTGTCACCGCGCCCGCCTTTTTTATCCCGTTCCTGCATACCCGGCGCGGATTCTCGCTGATCGAGGCCGGTACGCTCGCGGCGGCCCCCAACCTCGGGCTGGTGCTCACCCTTGTGCTGTGGGGCTGGATCGTGGATCGCCGCGGGGAGCGCTGGGTCCTGACCCTGGGCATGGCGGCCACCGCGCTGATCACCGGGGCGGCGGTGCTCGTGGCCGGGACCCCCACCCCGAGCTTCGCCGCGCTATTCCTCCTCTTTTTGCTCGCCGGGGCCGCCACCGCCTCGGCCAATTCCGCGAGCGGCCGCGTGGTGGTGGGCTGGTTCCCGCGCGAGCGCCGCGGCCTCGCGATGGGGATTCGGCAGACGTGCCAGCCGCTCGGCGTGGCCGCCGCGGCGCTCGCTGTACCCGCGCTGATCGCGGGCGGCTCCCTCGCCCCCGCCCTCGTGCTGTGCGCCGCACTCGTGGCGTTAAGCGCGCTGCTGTGCTGGGCCGTGATCGTGGATCCGCCGCGCCCGCCCCGCCCCGCGCCGCAGGGCGCCCCCGCCGCAAACCCCTATCGCTCCTCCGGGGTGCTCTGGCGCATCCATGCCGCATCCGCGCTGCTGGTGGTGCCGCAGTTTACGCTCACCACCTTTGGCCTGGTCTGGCTCATGGCCGATCAGGGCTGGGGCGCGCTCGCCGCCGGGGTGCTGGTTGCCGTGGCGCAATTCCTCGGCGCGCTCGGCCGGATTGGTGTGGGCGTGCTCTCCGACCGGGTGGGTTCGCGGTTGCGCCCGCTGCGCTGGGTCGCGGTGGCCGGGATCCTGGCGCTGATCGTGATGGCGGCCGCGGGGGCCGCGCACTGGCCCTGGGCGGTTGCGCTGAGCTATGTGCTCGCGAGCTGCATCGCCGTGGCCGATAACGGGCTCGCGTTTACCTCGGTCGCGGAGCTCGCCGGGCCACACTGGTCGGGCCGCGCACTGGGCGCACAAAATACCGGGCAGTTCCTCGCGGCCGCGTTTGTGGGGCCCGTGATCGGTGCGTTGATCGCCGCGGTGGGCTATCAGTGGGCATTTTTCCTGATCGCCCTGGCCCCCGCCGCGGCCCTGCCCGTGGTGCCGCGCCCCGCGGTGGAGCGGGAGCCGGCGGATTCCCCGGCCTGA
- a CDS encoding GntR family transcriptional regulator, which yields MLPSTSDRVLQTLRTRILTLDLPPGEPLSERALEATLGASRTPIRAALFRLEAEGLVRRGSRAWSVAPLSEDEVHHLSGFREAVECAAVRLVAERVAAGEDLGAELDALEAELGEDIPAPAAIVRRGDRFHLSLAALGGNPFLLDALETALTRLSRVRWVEAQTATPTQSAREHREIMAAVRRGDAAAAAGLVADHSRGVRERVLAGLGGERSRGLRVERG from the coding sequence GTGCTGCCCAGCACCTCGGATCGGGTGCTACAGACGCTGCGCACCCGCATTCTCACGCTTGATCTGCCCCCCGGCGAGCCGCTCAGCGAGCGCGCGCTGGAGGCCACCCTCGGGGCCTCGCGCACGCCGATCCGCGCCGCGCTGTTCCGGCTGGAAGCGGAGGGCCTGGTGCGCCGCGGATCGCGGGCCTGGTCGGTTGCGCCGCTGAGCGAGGACGAGGTACACCACCTGAGCGGGTTTCGCGAGGCCGTGGAATGCGCGGCGGTGCGGCTCGTGGCCGAACGGGTCGCGGCGGGTGAGGATCTGGGCGCGGAACTGGACGCGCTGGAGGCCGAACTGGGGGAGGATATTCCGGCCCCCGCGGCCATCGTGCGCCGCGGCGACCGCTTCCACCTGAGCCTGGCCGCACTCGGCGGCAATCCGTTTCTGCTGGACGCGCTGGAAACCGCGCTGACCCGGCTCTCGCGCGTGCGCTGGGTCGAGGCACAGACGGCCACCCCCACCCAGAGCGCGCGCGAGCATCGCGAGATCATGGCGGCCGTGCGCCGCGGCGATGCCGCGGCCGCCGCGGGCCTGGTCGCGGACCATAGCCGCGGGGTGCGCGAGCGCGTGCTCGCGGGTCTCGGCGGCGAGCGCTCGCGCGGCCTGCGCGTGGAGCGCGGCTAG
- a CDS encoding MFS transporter gives MTPHPEAPARRFHPAWTVAAVAFIALLAAASFRAAPSALMLPLEDEFGWSRGEISGAVTINLLLYGLMAPFAAALMARFGVRRVTVAALLLIALGAGGSIFATEPWMLMLTWGLLIGVGTGSMALVFGATIANAWFISHRGLVMGILSAGGAAGQLVFLPLVAAIATDAGWRLATLVVTLAALAVIPLVIGFLRSSPADLGLAPLGAPAGWTPPERPRGNPAANALRTLARAARTRTFWALAAGFAICGATTNGLVGTHFIPSAHDHGMPQTTAAGLLAIVGIFDIIGTIASGWLTDRVNPRILLGAYYAGRGVGLAILPFLLSESVHPPMIVFIVIYGLDWVATVPPTVALCREVFGEDGPVVFGWVFAAHQIGAAAAATIAGIVRDVSGEYTLAWFGAAALCIVAAVVSLAIRRTRPPVVSA, from the coding sequence ATGACCCCGCACCCCGAGGCCCCCGCCCGCCGGTTCCACCCGGCCTGGACCGTGGCCGCCGTTGCCTTTATCGCCCTGCTCGCCGCCGCGAGTTTCCGCGCCGCCCCGAGCGCCCTGATGCTGCCCCTCGAGGACGAGTTCGGCTGGTCCCGCGGGGAGATCTCCGGCGCGGTCACGATCAACCTGCTGCTCTACGGGCTGATGGCCCCGTTTGCCGCCGCCCTGATGGCGCGCTTTGGCGTGCGCCGCGTGACCGTCGCGGCGCTGCTCCTGATCGCCCTCGGCGCGGGAGGCAGCATCTTTGCCACCGAACCGTGGATGCTCATGCTCACCTGGGGCCTGCTGATCGGGGTGGGCACCGGATCGATGGCCCTCGTTTTTGGTGCCACGATCGCCAATGCCTGGTTTATCAGTCACCGCGGGCTGGTCATGGGTATCCTCTCGGCCGGGGGAGCGGCCGGGCAACTGGTATTCCTTCCCCTCGTGGCCGCGATCGCCACCGATGCGGGCTGGCGGCTCGCCACCCTCGTGGTCACCCTCGCGGCCCTCGCCGTGATCCCCCTCGTGATCGGATTCCTGCGCTCCAGCCCCGCCGACCTGGGCCTCGCCCCGCTCGGCGCGCCCGCGGGGTGGACCCCGCCGGAGCGTCCCCGCGGAAACCCCGCGGCCAACGCGCTGCGCACCCTCGCCCGGGCCGCCCGTACCCGCACCTTCTGGGCCCTCGCCGCGGGGTTTGCGATCTGCGGCGCCACCACCAACGGCCTCGTGGGCACCCATTTTATTCCGAGCGCCCATGATCACGGCATGCCACAGACCACCGCCGCGGGGCTGCTCGCGATCGTGGGCATCTTTGACATAATCGGCACAATCGCCTCGGGCTGGCTGACCGATCGGGTGAACCCAAGAATCCTGCTCGGTGCCTATTATGCGGGCCGCGGCGTGGGCCTCGCGATCCTCCCGTTCCTGCTCTCGGAGAGTGTGCACCCGCCGATGATCGTCTTCATTGTGATCTACGGGCTGGACTGGGTCGCGACCGTGCCGCCCACCGTGGCGCTCTGCCGCGAGGTCTTTGGGGAGGACGGCCCCGTGGTCTTCGGCTGGGTCTTCGCCGCGCACCAGATCGGGGCGGCGGCCGCGGCCACGATCGCGGGAATCGTGCGCGATGTCTCGGGAGAATATACCCTCGCCTGGTTTGGGGCCGCCGCGCTCTGCATCGTGGCGGCGGTGGTATCGCTCGCGATCAGGCGCACGCGCCCCCCGGTTGTGTCGGCCTAG
- a CDS encoding winged helix-turn-helix transcriptional regulator yields the protein MALRSDLSAKACSIARGADVLADPWILLLLRELFRGTHRFDALVTATGCSDSVTAKRLTTLREAGLVIRVPYREGGRERHEYRLTAAGADTLPILHALSRWGARHTPDHGTLDISCARCETRPPSADWCPTCALPLTANVTIWRAPTSPEVPERLSGS from the coding sequence ATGGCCCTGCGTTCCGACCTCTCCGCGAAGGCGTGCTCGATTGCACGCGGCGCGGATGTGCTCGCCGATCCCTGGATTCTCCTGCTGCTGCGCGAACTCTTCCGCGGCACCCACCGCTTTGATGCGCTGGTGACGGCCACGGGCTGCTCGGATTCCGTCACGGCCAAGCGCCTCACCACACTGCGGGAGGCCGGCCTCGTGATCCGGGTCCCCTATCGCGAGGGCGGCCGCGAACGCCACGAATACCGCCTCACCGCGGCGGGCGCCGATACCCTGCCGATCCTGCACGCACTCTCCCGCTGGGGCGCCCGACATACCCCCGATCACGGCACCCTAGATATCAGCTGCGCGCGCTGCGAGACCCGGCCCCCGTCGGCGGACTGGTGCCCCACGTGTGCGCTGCCCCTCACCGCCAATGTTACGATCTGGCGCGCCCCCACCTCCCCCGAGGTCCCGGAGCGGCTCTCGGGGAGCTGA
- a CDS encoding LLM class flavin-dependent oxidoreductase, with translation MKRIGFLSFGHYQAIPGSRTRTASDVLLQSIELAEAAEEIGIDGAYFRVHHFAQQLASPFPLLAAIGARTSRIEIGTGVIDMRYENALYMAEEAAAADLISGGRLQLGVSRGSPEPALNGARSFGYVPAEGSTDADLARTKTELFRAAISGAGVTEPNPQMTGNYEPLAIQPQSPGLADRIWWGAGSRATGRWAAEQGMNLMSSTLLTEDTGVPFDELQAEQIALYRAAWAEAGWERTPRVSISRSVIPITTDEDRAYFGGRGGESHDQVGYIDGGIARFGKSYTGEPDVLAAELAADAAVQAADTVLLTVPNQLGVAYCAHILESIAKHVAPSLGWKPNTEGPVEGDAI, from the coding sequence GTGAAACGCATCGGATTCCTCTCATTTGGGCACTATCAGGCCATCCCCGGATCGCGCACGCGCACCGCGAGTGACGTGCTGCTGCAATCGATCGAACTGGCCGAGGCCGCCGAGGAGATCGGCATCGACGGCGCCTATTTCCGCGTGCACCACTTCGCGCAGCAGCTCGCCTCACCGTTCCCGCTGCTCGCGGCAATCGGCGCGCGCACCTCGCGCATCGAGATCGGCACGGGCGTGATCGATATGCGCTATGAGAACGCCCTCTATATGGCGGAGGAGGCGGCCGCGGCCGACCTGATCTCGGGCGGCCGGCTGCAGCTCGGCGTGAGCCGGGGATCACCCGAGCCCGCACTCAACGGCGCCCGCTCATTTGGCTATGTGCCGGCCGAGGGCAGCACCGATGCCGATCTGGCCCGCACCAAAACCGAGCTTTTCCGCGCCGCAATCTCCGGCGCGGGCGTGACCGAACCCAATCCGCAGATGACCGGCAACTACGAACCACTCGCGATTCAGCCGCAGTCCCCGGGCCTGGCCGATCGCATCTGGTGGGGCGCGGGAAGCCGCGCGACCGGACGCTGGGCGGCCGAGCAGGGCATGAACCTGATGAGCTCCACGCTGCTGACCGAGGACACCGGCGTGCCCTTCGACGAGCTTCAGGCCGAGCAGATTGCGCTCTATCGCGCGGCCTGGGCCGAGGCCGGCTGGGAGCGCACCCCGCGCGTCTCGATCAGCCGCAGCGTGATCCCGATCACCACCGATGAGGATCGTGCCTATTTTGGTGGCCGCGGGGGCGAGTCCCACGATCAGGTGGGCTATATCGACGGCGGCATCGCGCGCTTCGGCAAGAGCTATACGGGCGAGCCCGATGTGCTCGCGGCGGAACTCGCGGCCGATGCCGCGGTGCAGGCGGCCGATACCGTGCTGCTCACCGTGCCCAATCAGTTGGGCGTTGCTTATTGTGCACATATTCTGGAATCTATAGCTAAGCATGTAGCTCCCTCGCTTGGCTGGAAGCCAAACACAGAGGGCCCCGTCGAGGGAGACGCGATCTAG
- a CDS encoding AAA family ATPase, translating to MQTLHIELRNCHGIREFDAVLPFDRKRAVAIYAPNGTMKSSFARTFLDFSRGEDSADHVFTDRETIRKIVDGNGAQPDPSSVAVFLAYDEQYAPDEFASTLLVNAPLRTEFEVINKELMKLEVELTKELKKTARTKQDVATLVSQIFTKEDGNFFGALARVSYEVEQLEDAPFADLPYDTIFNASVEKVLADPALRGSLSDYVTRLNELLDRSIFFSRSSFTYYNAETVSKSLVNQGFFTAKHALLLAGDESPREVSSEKELTALIADEKQRISDDDELTKRLGALEKALNANQATRDFFKLVSDRPELLAQFQNIELFKEKLWVSYLKVSEQLFLEAVATHKSSEERRKAILKQAAAERTRWEEVIELFNTRFSVPFTLVPRNREKVMLAQEPFLTLDFEFKDGGGSSRVDREHLLRVLSTGEKKALYILNILFEVEARRGTGELAIFVIDDIADSFDYKNKYAIIYYLQEMEQEENFRLLILTHNFDFLRTIYGRGVVGWGHCFMAEKSPERVKLSEMKGNTIKNPFTLDFKKEIFSDGMKRIACIPFVRNLIEYSRGTDDGDYLKLTSLLHRKGDTASITQDELDTIFRNALAGLPAQSWADPSESVVDMIYREADACLEADEGVNFANKIVLSIAVRLRSESYMLGQINDPATTDAITKNQNWELFKLFDQRELGSSVELALLRSVLLMTPENLHINSFMYEPIIDMSDGSLRDLYLMITGLDEAAA from the coding sequence ATGAAGTCGAGCTTCGCCCGTACCTTCCTGGACTTCTCGCGAGGGGAAGATTCGGCCGATCATGTCTTCACCGATCGTGAGACGATCCGCAAGATCGTCGATGGGAACGGGGCACAGCCGGACCCCTCAAGCGTGGCCGTTTTCCTGGCGTACGACGAGCAGTACGCTCCGGACGAGTTCGCTTCGACACTCCTCGTCAACGCGCCGCTTCGCACTGAGTTCGAGGTCATCAACAAAGAGCTGATGAAGCTTGAGGTCGAGCTGACTAAGGAGCTGAAGAAGACGGCTCGGACGAAGCAAGATGTCGCAACGCTCGTGTCACAGATCTTCACGAAGGAAGATGGCAACTTCTTCGGTGCCCTGGCGCGGGTCAGCTACGAGGTCGAGCAGCTGGAGGATGCTCCGTTCGCCGATCTCCCGTATGACACGATTTTCAACGCCAGCGTAGAAAAGGTATTGGCCGACCCAGCACTTCGAGGTTCCCTCAGCGACTATGTCACCCGGCTCAACGAGTTGCTGGATCGCTCGATCTTCTTCAGTCGGTCATCATTCACTTACTACAACGCTGAAACGGTGAGCAAGAGCCTGGTTAACCAGGGTTTCTTCACGGCCAAGCACGCGCTACTCCTCGCCGGCGACGAGAGCCCCCGAGAGGTTTCGAGCGAGAAAGAACTGACTGCCCTGATCGCGGATGAGAAGCAGCGGATCTCGGACGACGATGAGCTGACGAAGCGACTTGGGGCGCTGGAGAAGGCCCTGAACGCTAACCAGGCTACTCGCGACTTCTTCAAGCTCGTTTCCGACCGGCCTGAGCTTCTTGCCCAGTTCCAGAACATCGAGCTGTTCAAAGAGAAGCTCTGGGTCTCGTATCTGAAGGTGTCGGAGCAACTCTTCTTGGAGGCGGTCGCTACTCACAAGTCCTCCGAGGAACGGCGCAAGGCGATCCTCAAGCAGGCAGCGGCCGAGCGAACGCGTTGGGAGGAAGTGATCGAGCTTTTCAACACAAGGTTCTCCGTGCCGTTCACGCTCGTTCCTCGGAATCGGGAGAAGGTGATGCTCGCCCAGGAACCCTTCCTGACGCTCGACTTCGAGTTCAAGGACGGTGGTGGCTCATCCCGCGTTGACCGGGAACACCTGCTCCGAGTGCTGAGTACCGGAGAGAAGAAGGCTCTCTACATCCTGAACATCCTGTTCGAAGTGGAGGCCCGGCGCGGCACCGGGGAGCTGGCGATTTTTGTCATCGATGACATCGCTGACTCCTTCGACTACAAGAACAAGTACGCCATCATCTACTACCTGCAGGAAATGGAGCAGGAGGAGAACTTTCGACTTCTGATCCTGACTCACAACTTCGACTTCCTGCGGACGATCTACGGCCGAGGCGTCGTGGGTTGGGGACACTGCTTCATGGCTGAAAAGAGCCCCGAAAGAGTAAAGCTCAGCGAGATGAAGGGCAATACCATCAAGAACCCCTTCACACTCGACTTCAAGAAGGAGATCTTCAGCGATGGGATGAAGCGGATCGCCTGCATACCCTTCGTTCGGAACCTCATCGAGTACAGCCGAGGCACCGATGATGGCGATTACCTGAAGCTAACTTCTCTGCTCCACCGAAAGGGCGACACTGCGTCCATCACGCAAGATGAGCTAGACACCATATTCAGAAACGCTCTAGCAGGACTACCCGCTCAATCCTGGGCTGACCCGAGCGAGTCAGTGGTCGACATGATCTACCGCGAGGCAGATGCATGCCTCGAGGCGGACGAAGGTGTGAATTTCGCCAACAAGATCGTTCTCTCAATAGCTGTTCGCCTTCGCTCCGAGTCATACATGCTGGGTCAGATCAATGACCCGGCAACCACCGACGCGATCACCAAGAACCAGAACTGGGAGCTCTTCAAGCTCTTCGATCAGCGTGAACTTGGCTCCTCTGTTGAGCTTGCGCTCTTGCGATCGGTGCTGCTGATGACTCCGGAGAACCTGCACATCAACTCGTTCATGTATGAGCCGATCATCGACATGTCTGACGGCTCCCTACGCGATCTGTACTTGATGATCACGGGGCTCGACGAGGCGGCAGCCTAA